The Bos javanicus breed banteng chromosome 18, ARS-OSU_banteng_1.0, whole genome shotgun sequence genome has a segment encoding these proteins:
- the DUXA gene encoding double homeobox protein A has translation MLLSSDLLVSLSPETMATKCRRSRTSFTEEQLKILVQAFSQNPYPGYTAKQRLAVEINAEESRIQIWFQNRRARHGFLKRPKKNLDPSKDHASPIEKIQDGTDRRCRTSFTSSQLQTLKNAFTENPYPGIDSREQLAEEIGVPESRVQIWFQNRRARLRIQRKRGLEEALYQRQNQGQDL, from the exons ATGCTTCTCTCCTCCGATTTATTGGTCTCTCTTTCCCCAGAGACCATGGCGACAAAATGTAGGCGCAGCCGTACCTCGTTCACAGAAGAGCAGTTGAAGATCCTCGTCCAGGCATTCAGCCAAAACCCTTACCCTGGCTATACTGCCAAACAGAGACTTGCTGTGGAAATCAACGCTGAAGAGTCTAGAATTCAG aTATGGTTTCAGAATCGAAGAGCGAGGCATGGATTCCTGAAGAGACCCAAGAAGAACTTAGACCCAAGCAAAGACCACGCCTCCCCCATAGAGAAGATTCAAG ATGGAACAGACAGACGGTGTCGCACCAGCTTCACTTCCTCTCAGTTACAAACTCTTAAGAATGCGTTCACAGAAAACCCTTATCCTGGGATTGACTCCAGAGAGCAACTTGCTGAAGAAATCGGGGTTCCAGAGTCAAGAGTCCAG ATTTGGTTCCAAAACCGAAGAGCCAGACTCCGTATCCAGAGAAAAAGAGGCCttgaagaagctctataccaAAGACAAAACCAGGGACAGGATCTCTGA